TACAAAATCATCCACAATTTTATTAACCACACCCTCGTAAAACACCTTCTCATTCCGAAACGACCCCAAATACCGCTTCAACGACATCTGCTCCACACACACCTCTCCCGGCGCATAAGAAATCGAAACCGTCGCAAAAATCGGCTGCCCCGTCACCGCGTACAGCGCCGTAAACTCCGACGACTCAAAATCAATCGTATAAACCCGCCTGCGCTCGGGATTGTCAACACACTTTAGCAATAAGGAATCGCCCATAGGTTTTCCAAAAAACACTGGATTGCGGCTCAAAATCATACCGCAATGACATTCGAATAGAGACACAAATTAATCAAACGGCACCAAACTCGCGCCTATCGGATCGGGACTCGTGGGCCGAATCGGCATCTTCTCATAAGAACGATAAGATATATCCAGATGCGGCGTCTCAATCCGCCTGTACCCCTCATACCGCGAATCTATCAACGCCTCCAGCGCACCGGAAATCAGCAACGTGCGCTCAACCGGATACTGCGACTTACCCGTCAAAAACATCTGCTGAATATTCAAACTTAAATAACTAAAATGCGCATGCGGATTATCCGGCAAAAAAACGCGCATATTATCCACCTCTTCCCCACGCCGCGCCGCAAAACCCCACCCTCGCGTGTACCCATTCAACATAAACGTCGCCGCCCTCAACCCATCTGCATACTCTATCAAAAAAACAGCCGGATTCTCGCAATGCTCGCGCGCATCGCCATCTTCCTTCGCCTCAATATGCGCTATCGCCGCCGCGTACAAATCGCGATCCCACGCATCCGACGCCCAGACATCATCCCCCTCCAGACACTGCACCGCCACAATCCCCGTCTCTCCACCCGCGCGGCGCTCAACCATACACTGCAGCGTCTCCAACGCGTGAAAACCATAAGAATCAAGCCCCCCAAAAGCCACCGACATCGCCGTCTCAATCTCCGTATCCAACTCATACTCAAGCCACGGCTTGCGCCATGCAAGCGGCAGAGACGACCCCGCCATAAACGGCACCTCCAGCTCCCGCGCGCGATCACACATCCACTTTGCATCGTGCCAATTATACGAAAGATGCTTATCGCTAAACACCGGCACAGACCGCCCCGACGAAGCGAACACCCCGCAAATCTGCTCAAAAAAATACTTGCGGGGATACATATGTTGCTCCTTCTCATTCCAGGGATAATCGCCGTGCTCGCCAATCAGCAACACCCCATCCACCGCCAGCTTATCACCGCCCAAAGTCAACGCCTGATTAATACTCCCATACATCGGCACACCGTATTCCTCTGCAATCGCGCACCCGATATCCTGTCCGAAATGCACCTGATCCAGATACATCGACACCACATCCACCTCTGGCGAAAGCAACCCATCATCTGTTGGAAACCCCTTCAAAAACTTCGTCACAATCACATCGGCATGTGACCGCGGAAAATACGACGTAATCACCGCTGCAATTTTCTTACGCTCGGCCATGGCTTTCCCTCCTGTCTCGTTGTTTAAACGTTAAATTATATCACAAGGAGTATAACAACAATAAAAAAAACCACTGGATTACTGGCGTTGTGCTTGCGCGTGGCGGCTTACAGCATGCCGCAATGACGGGCGAGGCATGCCTCGCCCCTACACTGACTACTGACCGCTAAATATTCTTACATCCTCACACCCAAAATTTGGTATCTTAAAGCGTCCAAAACGCATTTTAATCTTTACCAGGAGGAATCTCTTGACCGAAGTCAAAGCCACCAACATCGTCTGGCACGAAGGCCATGTCGCGCGCAAACAGCGCGAAGACCTGCTCGAACAAAAAGGCGCACTCATCTGGCTCACCGGACTGCCCAGCTCCGGCAAAAGCACCATCGCATTCACCACGGAACACGCCCTGATCGAACGCGGGCGCATGGCCTACGTACTCGACGGCGACAACATCCGCCACGGCCTCAACAAAAACCTCGGATTCTCAGCCGAAGACCGCGCAGAAAACATCCGACGCATCGGCGAAGTCGGCAAACTCTTTGCCGACGCTGGCATCATCACCCTCTCCAGCTTTGTAAGCCCCTATCGCACCGACCGCGACGGCGTGCGCGAACTCATGGAAGACAAAGACTTCATCGAAGTATTCATCAACACCCCGCTCGACGTATGTGAAGAACGCGACCCAAAGGGCCTGTACAAAAAAGCGCGCACAGGTGAAATACCCAACTTCACCGGCATCTCTGACCCCTATGAACCCCCTGAAAACCCCGAACTCGTCATACACACCGTTGACACCACCCCACAAGAAGCCGCATTGCAAATCATAGCCTTACTCGAAACGCGTGAAAACATCTAACAATGCCCATCATCGACCTCACCATGCCCATTGCCGACCACTTCCGCTGGCCCGTTGAGCGCAGCCTCAAAAGCAGTTTTGAAACCGGCGACATGGCGCAAGTGACCCACATGGGATGGGCAGTCCACGGATTTACGCACGTCGATGCACCGCGCCACATGTTCCCGGAAGGACCCACCACCAGCGAAACCGAACTCGACCAAATCGTGGGACAAGCCGCAGTCGTCGATCTCTCGGGCATCGCGCCAGAAACGCCGATCACCGAAGCACAGATTCGCGCTGCCGGACAGCACATACGGCCTGGAGACATCGTCGTCATGAAAACGCGGTGGGACGAAGTAGAATCGCATCAAACCCCCGAATTCTGGACCCGCGCACCCTACATGTCGCGCGCCGCCGCAAAATGGCTACGCGCGCAAAACATCCGCGCCATCGCATTTGACTTTCCCCAGGACTACCCCATTCGCCAGTTGCTCAGTGGCGAGAGAGCACCCCTTTCCGAATTCGTAACCCACGACATACTCTTGCGCGAAGGCATCATCCTCATCGAATACATCTGCAACACGGGCAGGATAGCAACAGACCGCGTATCCTTCTTCGCCCTGCCCTTAAAAATCCCCGAAGCCGACGGCGCACCGGCTCGCGTCATCGCAATACCATAACCCCCGGAAAACCACCATGATCTACCACCAGCTCTTCGCCCAAATTGACCGCACCGTACGCGTTGGCGTCATCGGCACCGGACACTACGCCACAGCCCTCGTCACGCAATCGCGCGTCGTCGATCAACTCCACGTACCCGTCGTCTGCGACACAAACCCGGACGCAGCCCAAAATGCATATCATCACGCGGGCCTGGACACCGACAAAACCATCATCTGCGACACCACCCAACAGGCAGCCCAAGCTATAGAACAGGGCAAACACGTCATCCTCACCGACGCCATGCAAATGATGGACCTGCCCCTCGACGTCATCGTAGAATCCACAGGCGTCCCGAGTGCAGGCGCAAAACACGGCATAGAAGCCATCCGACACGGCAAACACGTCGCCATGGTATCCAAAGAAACCGACGTCACCGTCGGACCCATCCTCAAACACCTCGCAGACAAAGCCGGACGCGTCTATACCGCTGTTGACGGCGACCAGCACGGCCTGCTCATGGGCCTCGTGCAATGGGCGCGCAGCCTGGGCCTCGAAGTCCTCTGCGGGGGCAAATCACTGGACTCCGACCGCGTTTACGACCCGCAAACCAACGCCATCGTCTGGTCCAAAGGCAAAATCCAGATCCCCGACGAACAGATATTCTCTGCCCAAAACCCCTCGGCTCACATCGCACAACGCCGCCAAATCATGGGCGAACTCGGCGCCATCGCCGGTTATGACGTCACCGAACTCACCATCGCCGCCAATGCCACCGGCCTCATACCCGATATAGACACCCTGCACACCCCCGTAGTCCGCACCGTTGAAATACCCGAAGTCCTCGCGCCCAGAGAAGACGGCGGCATCTTATCCCATCGCGGCGTCATCGACTGCGTCTCCTGCCTGCGCCAGGCAAACGAACCCGGCCTGGGCGGCGGCGTCTTCATCGTCATCGCCTGTGAAAACGCCTACTCCCGCCACATCCTCACCACCAAAGGACTCATCCCCAACAAAAAAGGCACCACAGCCCTCATCTACCGACCCTATCACCTCTGCGGCGTCGAAACACCCATCACAACACTCGTCGCGGGCCTCTTAAACCTGCCCACGGGCACCACCGACTACCGCCCATCCTTCGACGTTGTGGGCCGTGCAAAAGAACCCCTCAAAGCCGGCGACCAGATCGGCAACGACCACAGCAAAAACATCGAATACCTCATGCGCCCCGCGCTACCCGTCGCGCCCGACAACCCCCTGCCCTTCCACATGGCCAACGGCAATACCCTCAGCCAAGACATCCCCGCTGGCGCATTCATCACCGCAAGCGCGATACAACCCAAAGACAACGACCCCCTCTGGACAATACGCAAAGAACAGGACGCGCATTTTTTGTAAAACAAATAAAAACCACTGGATCGCGGCTCAACTTCACGCCGCGATGACGGGTGTCATTACGAAGTAATCCAGTCCATCAGATAAAGAGACACAACGATAGTTGTAAAAAAAAAGAACCGGGTACATCTATATAATGCACCCGGTTCTTTCTAACATTATCCGACCTACTCACCAAACTTCATCCAGATCCAGCTCAAATCCCCGCAAAACAGGATCGCCAGAAATGCGCGAAGGCTGCTCCAATTCTTCTACAGGCAAACCAGAGCGATACACATAAACGCGCCGTGTATATGGATCGATCAACCACCCCAAACTAAGGCCATTATCGAGATATTCCCGCATCTTTTCCTGCAATGGGGCCAACTGATCACTTTCCGACCGCAATTCAATGACAAAATCGGGACATAATGGAACAAACTTGCGTCGGTCTTCCGGAGACAATGCCATCAGCCGCGTATATTCAATCCATGCGGCATCGGGCGACCGCACCGCCCCATTGGGCAACTGAAATCCACCTGACGAATCAAAACTCGCACCCGTACCATCCCCTTTTGCCCAAAACCGCAACTGCATAGTAATCTCTGCATTGCGCTCGCTCGTCTCACCCCCCGCTGGTGGCATAATAATCACATCTCCCTGCGCATTGCGCTCAATGCAAACATCGCGATTGAGTTGGCAAAACGCATAAAAATCCTCATCACTCACCTCGATCACCGGCTGAAAATGCAAGACAGTTTCCATCTTTGCAATCTCCATTATTGATCCTTCAAAAACCCCCGCAACACCGTATGCAAAATCCC
Above is a window of Gemmatimonadota bacterium DNA encoding:
- a CDS encoding cyclase family protein, with the protein product MPIIDLTMPIADHFRWPVERSLKSSFETGDMAQVTHMGWAVHGFTHVDAPRHMFPEGPTTSETELDQIVGQAAVVDLSGIAPETPITEAQIRAAGQHIRPGDIVVMKTRWDEVESHQTPEFWTRAPYMSRAAAKWLRAQNIRAIAFDFPQDYPIRQLLSGERAPLSEFVTHDILLREGIILIEYICNTGRIATDRVSFFALPLKIPEADGAPARVIAIP
- a CDS encoding Uma2 family endonuclease; the encoded protein is MEIAKMETVLHFQPVIEVSDEDFYAFCQLNRDVCIERNAQGDVIIMPPAGGETSERNAEITMQLRFWAKGDGTGASFDSSGGFQLPNGAVRSPDAAWIEYTRLMALSPEDRRKFVPLCPDFVIELRSESDQLAPLQEKMREYLDNGLSLGWLIDPYTRRVYVYRSGLPVEELEQPSRISGDPVLRGFELDLDEVW
- the queF gene encoding NADPH-dependent 7-cyano-7-deazaguanine reductase QueF, yielding MGDSLLLKCVDNPERRRVYTIDFESSEFTALYAVTGQPIFATVSISYAPGEVCVEQMSLKRYLGSFRNEKVFYEGVVNKIVDDFVAACDPLSLDVTGDFAVRGGIETRVSVAYEREDEV
- the cysC gene encoding adenylyl-sulfate kinase, whose protein sequence is MTEVKATNIVWHEGHVARKQREDLLEQKGALIWLTGLPSSGKSTIAFTTEHALIERGRMAYVLDGDNIRHGLNKNLGFSAEDRAENIRRIGEVGKLFADAGIITLSSFVSPYRTDRDGVRELMEDKDFIEVFINTPLDVCEERDPKGLYKKARTGEIPNFTGISDPYEPPENPELVIHTVDTTPQEAALQIIALLETRENI
- a CDS encoding flagellar biosynthesis protein FlgA, with the translated sequence MIYHQLFAQIDRTVRVGVIGTGHYATALVTQSRVVDQLHVPVVCDTNPDAAQNAYHHAGLDTDKTIICDTTQQAAQAIEQGKHVILTDAMQMMDLPLDVIVESTGVPSAGAKHGIEAIRHGKHVAMVSKETDVTVGPILKHLADKAGRVYTAVDGDQHGLLMGLVQWARSLGLEVLCGGKSLDSDRVYDPQTNAIVWSKGKIQIPDEQIFSAQNPSAHIAQRRQIMGELGAIAGYDVTELTIAANATGLIPDIDTLHTPVVRTVEIPEVLAPREDGGILSHRGVIDCVSCLRQANEPGLGGGVFIVIACENAYSRHILTTKGLIPNKKGTTALIYRPYHLCGVETPITTLVAGLLNLPTGTTDYRPSFDVVGRAKEPLKAGDQIGNDHSKNIEYLMRPALPVAPDNPLPFHMANGNTLSQDIPAGAFITASAIQPKDNDPLWTIRKEQDAHFL